One region of Glycine max cultivar Williams 82 chromosome 9, Glycine_max_v4.0, whole genome shotgun sequence genomic DNA includes:
- the LOC102662170 gene encoding berberine bridge enzyme-like 8, protein MGVLSPHRIQLSLFPIVVVLLSLTLSASAANSGHNTFLHCLVNHSEPFHPITPAIFTPNNTSFSSVLEAYIRNLRFNTSTTRKPFLIISALHVSHIQASIICAQNHNLQMKIRSGGHDYEGVSYVSEVPFFILDMFNLRSIKVEIDTETAWVQAGATLGEVYYRIAEKSKTHAFPAGVCHTVGVGGHISGGGYGNMMRKYGLSVDNVIDAQMVDAQGRLLDRKSMGEDLFWAITGGGGASFGVILAYKIKLVRVPETVTVFKVGRTLEQNATDIVYNWQHVAPTIDSDLFIRVILNVVNGTQNGTKTVRARFIALFLGDSKSLVSLLSDKFPQLGLKQSDCIETSWLRSVLFWDNIDIASSLDILLERQPRSLSYMKRKSDYVKKPISKEGFEMIWKKMIELEDTLFLFNPYGGRMAEIPSTASPFPHRAGNLWKIQYQANWNKPGVADHYINLTRNLHKFMTPFVSKNPREAFYNYKDLDLGINHNGKNSYAEGRVYGLEYFKDNFDRLVQIKTKVDPHNFFRNEQSIPTLPYRMG, encoded by the coding sequence ATGGGAGTCCTTTCCCCTCATAGAATACAACTATCATTATTTcccattgttgttgtgttgctttCTCTCACATTGTCAGCTTCAGCTGCAAATTCAGGTCACAACACTTTTCTTCATTGCCTTGTGAACCATTCTGAGCCCTTTCACCCCATAACTCCAGCAATTTTCACACCAAACAACACCTCATTCTCTTCAGTCTTGGAAGCCTACATCAGAAACCTTCGTTTCAACACCTCCACAACCCGAAAGCCATTCCTCATAATATCTGCACTGCATGTATCCCACATACAAGCATCCATTATTTGTGCACAAAACCACAACTTGCAAATGAAAATCCGAAGTGGTGGCCATGACTATGAGGGTGTGTCTTACGTTTCTGAAGTCCCATTCTTCATCCTTGACATGTTCAATCTAAGATCCATTAAGGTTGAGATAGACACTGAAACCGCTTGGGTTCAAGCTGGTGCAACACTTGGTGAAGTTTATTATAGAATTGCTGAGAAGAGTAAAACACATGCTTTTCCAGCAGGGGTTTGTCACACTGTTGGCGTAGGAGGACACATAAGTGGTGGTGGCTATGGCAACATGATGAGAAAATATGGTCTCTCAGTGGACAATGTTATTGATGCACAAATGGTTGATGCTCAAGGTAGGTTGCTTGATAGAAAATCAATGGGTGAAGATCTCTTTTGGGCCATTACAGGTGGTGGTGGAGCTAGCTTTGGTGTGATTCTTGCCTACAAAATAAAGCTAGTTCGAGTTCCTGAAACTGTCACTGTTTTCAAAGTTGGGAGAACCTTGGAGCAAAATGCCACTGACATAGTTTATAATTGGCAACATGTTGCACCAACTATCGACAGCGACCTTTTCATTAGGGTTATCTTGAACGTTGTGAATGGTACACAAAATGGAACCAAGACTGTAAGAGCTAGGTTCATAGCTCTATTCCTTGGTGACTCCAAAAGCCTTGTTTCTCTCTTGAGTGACAAGTTTCCTCAATTGGGTTTGAAGCAATCTGATTGCATCGAAACAAGCTGGCTTCGATCTGTGCTATTTTGGGACAACATAGACATTGCATCCTCACTTGACATTTTGCTTGAGAGACAACCACGATCACTCAGCTACATGAAAAGGAAATCTGACTATGTGAAGAAGCCGATTTCCAAAGAGGGTTTTGAAATGATTTGGAAGAAGATGATTGAGTTGGAGGATACACTATTTCTATTCAATCCTTATGGTGGAAGAATGGCTGAAATTCCTTCAACAGCATCTCCTTTCCCTCATCGAGCTGGGAACCTATGGAAGATCCAATACCAAGCGAATTGGAATAAGCCAGGGGTAGCAGATCACTACATAAACTTGACAAGAAATCTTCACAAGTTCATGACTCCTTTTGTCTCCAAGAACCCAAGAGAGGCTTTCTACAATTATAAGGACCTTGACTTGGGGATTAACCACAATGGTAAGAACAGCTACGCTGAAGGGAGAGTTTATGGATTGGAGTATTTCAAGGATAACTTCGACAGGCTGGTTCAAATAAAGACCAAGGTTGATCCTCATAATTTCTTTAGGAACGAACAAAGCATCCCTACGCTGCCATATAGGATGGGTTAA
- the LOC100809450 gene encoding patellin-4, whose amino-acid sequence MTAEVMAQEETQAAEVVVVAVAEPQKEKDAEENVEPREPSSVDETKPKTVEKSSSYKEESNYLSDLKEFERKALSELKSKLEEAILGNTLFDPKKEALPENEEKKNEGEEKEEEEEKKVEVEENDVSIWGVTLLPSKGAEGVDVVLLKFLRAREFKVNDAFEMLKKTLKWRKESKIDSVVDEDFGSDLASAAYMNGVDHEGHPVCYNIFGAFESEESYQKTFGTEEKRSEFLRWRCQLMEKGIQRLNLKPGGVSSLLQINDLKNSPGPSKLRVATKQTLAMFQDNYPEMVAKNIFINVPFWYYALNALLSPFLTQRTKSKFVVARPNKVTETLTKYIPIEEIPVHYGGFKRENDSEFSSQDVAVSELILKAGSTATIEIPALEVGYSLCWDLTVLGWELSYKEEFVPTDEGSYTVIVQKGKKMGSQEGPVRNTFRNNEPGKVVLTIENTSNKKKKVLYRYKSIKSSF is encoded by the exons ATGACTGCTGAGGTTATGGCTCAAGAGGAGACACAAGCAgctgaggttgttgttgttgctgttgctgaGCCCCAGAAAGAGAAGGATGCTGAAGAAAATGTGGAACCAAGAGAGCCATCATCAGTGGATGAAACCAAACCCAAAACGGTGGAGAAAAGCTCTTCTTACAAGGAAGAAAGCAACTACCTTTCTGATCTCAAGGAGTTTGAAAGAAAGGCCTTGAGTGAACTCAAGTCAAAGCTTGAAGAAGCTATCTTGGGGAACACCCTTTTTGATCCAAAGAAGGAAGCTTTACcagagaatgaagagaagaagaatgaaggtgaagagaaagaggaagaggaggagaaAAAGGTTGAAGTAGAGGAGAATGATGTGTCTATTTGGGGAGTGACCCTTTTGCCAAGCAAAGGTGCAGAAGGTGTTGATGTGGTTCTGTTGAAGTTTTTGAGGGCTAGGGAGTTTAAAGTCAATGATGCATTTGAGATGCTGAAGAAGACCCTTAAGTGGAGGAAGGAATCAAAGATTGATTCTGTGGTGGATGAGGATTTTGGCTCTGACTTGGCCTCTGCAGCTTACATGAATGGTGTTGATCATGAGGGGCACCCTGTGTGCTACAACATCTTTGGTGCATTTGAAAGTGAGGAGTCTTATCAGAAGACTTTTGGGACTGAGGAGAAGCGCAGTGAGTTCTTGAGATGGAGGTGCCAGTTGATGGAGAAGGGTATTCAGAGGCTTAATTTGAAGCCAGGTGGTGTGTCTTCATTGCTTCAAATCAATGACCTTAAGAACTCCCCTGGTCCTTCAAAGCTTAGGGTTGCCACAAAACAAACTCTTGCAATGTTTCAGGACAATTATCCAGAAATGGTGGCAAAAAAT ATTTTCATCAATGTTCCTTTCTGGTATTATGCTCTCAATGCACTTTTATCCCCCTTCTTAACCCAAAGAACAAAAAGCAAATTTGTGGTTGCTCGTCCTAACAAGGTCACTGAAACATTGACCAA GTACATTCCAATTGAGGAGATCCCAGTTCACTATGGTGGTTTCAAGAGGGAAAATGATTCTGAGTTCTCTTCCCAAGATGTTGCTGTTTCAGAACTCATTCTCAAGGCTGGATCAACTGCAACCATTGAGATTCCTGCATTGGAG GTTGGATACTCTTTGTGCTGGGATTTGACTGTTCTGGGTTGGGAGTTGAGTTACAAGGAGGAATTTGTTCCAACTGATGAGGGTTCTTACACAGTTATTGttcaaaaagggaagaaaatgggTTCCCAAGAAGGGCCTGTTAGGAACACTTTCAGGAACAATGAACCAGGGAAGGTTGTCCTCACAATAGAGAACACTtcaaacaagaagaagaaggtatTGTACCGTTACAAGAGCATCAAGAGCTCCTTCTGA